One genomic region from Leptolyngbyaceae cyanobacterium JSC-12 encodes:
- a CDS encoding hypothetical protein (IMG reference gene:2510098153), producing MRPLYISFISLVVIIAPMTTAIAQQRTTYPRDVVEQYISSCSGRQAGQIRAVCRCIISGIQGQYTYQQFQRLNEEIARTGKVQDARLNRIIQDCKSNSNTYSLRSSRVSSFKS from the coding sequence ATGCGCCCCCTCTATATTTCGTTCATTAGCCTGGTAGTTATCATCGCTCCTATGACTACAGCGATCGCTCAACAACGTACCACTTATCCTAGAGATGTTGTGGAGCAATATATTAGCAGTTGCTCAGGTAGACAAGCAGGGCAAATTCGCGCTGTCTGCCGCTGCATCATTTCGGGCATTCAAGGACAATATACTTACCAACAATTTCAACGTTTGAATGAGGAAATTGCTCGCACAGGCAAAGTACAGGATGCAAGACTAAACCGAATTATTCAAGACTGTAAAAGTAATTCCAATACCTATTCGCTGCGTTCATCGCGTGTTTCTTCATTCAAATCTTGA
- a CDS encoding guanine deaminase (IMG reference gene:2510098151~PFAM: Amidohydrolase family~TIGRFAM: guanine deaminase), with protein MGLQAFRSSFLDFIADPFFVPEAESVRYFADGLMVLEDGKIKALGAYEDLKATYAEIPTVDYRDRLILPGFIDTHIHFPQVEVLAAYGEQLLEWLNKYTFPAEGKFQDKSYAQKVATIFLDELMRNGTTTALVFATVHPQSAEAFFEEASRRNLRMIAGKVMMDRNAPDFLTDTAERAYQESKALIQKWHKTRRLLYAVTPRFAITSTNEQLQLAGKLLEEFPDVYLHTHLSENVNEVELVAQLFPDSNGYLDVYDRAGLVRERSVFAHGVQLRDDEFRRLSAAKAAIAFCPTSNLFLGSGLFKLTQAKSIEHPVHVGLGTDVGGGTSFSILQTAHEAYKVVQLQREKLSPFKALFLATLGGAKALYLDDKIGNFDIGKEADFVVLDLKATPLMAFRTPNPTAQSLEELTEKVFTLIILGDDRAIYATHIMGNVAYQRQS; from the coding sequence GTGGGACTCCAAGCCTTTCGCAGTTCATTTCTCGATTTCATTGCCGATCCATTTTTTGTGCCAGAAGCCGAAAGCGTTCGCTATTTTGCGGATGGGCTAATGGTGCTGGAAGACGGCAAGATCAAAGCTTTGGGCGCTTATGAGGATTTAAAGGCGACCTATGCGGAAATTCCCACGGTTGATTATCGCGATCGCCTGATTTTGCCCGGATTCATCGATACCCATATTCATTTCCCGCAGGTGGAAGTGCTGGCAGCTTACGGGGAACAACTGTTGGAATGGCTGAACAAATACACTTTTCCAGCAGAGGGCAAATTTCAGGACAAATCCTACGCCCAGAAGGTCGCCACCATTTTTCTGGATGAGTTGATGCGAAATGGCACCACAACTGCCCTGGTGTTTGCAACTGTTCATCCGCAGTCGGCAGAGGCATTTTTTGAGGAAGCCAGTCGGCGCAATCTGCGCATGATCGCAGGCAAAGTGATGATGGATCGGAACGCCCCTGATTTTCTCACCGACACTGCCGAGAGGGCGTATCAGGAAAGTAAAGCGCTGATTCAGAAGTGGCACAAAACTAGACGGTTGCTGTATGCAGTAACACCTCGCTTTGCCATCACATCTACGAATGAACAATTGCAATTGGCAGGGAAATTGCTGGAAGAGTTTCCAGATGTGTACTTGCATACGCACCTGTCGGAAAACGTAAATGAGGTGGAACTGGTTGCCCAGCTATTTCCCGACAGCAACGGCTATCTAGATGTGTATGACCGGGCAGGACTCGTGCGGGAACGATCCGTGTTTGCTCATGGGGTGCAGTTGCGAGATGATGAATTTCGGCGGTTATCGGCAGCAAAGGCAGCGATCGCGTTTTGTCCCACCTCTAATCTGTTTCTGGGCAGTGGTTTATTTAAACTCACACAAGCCAAATCCATTGAACATCCAGTTCATGTGGGGTTAGGCACCGATGTAGGAGGCGGCACTAGCTTTTCTATACTGCAAACGGCTCACGAAGCCTACAAAGTTGTGCAGCTTCAGCGAGAAAAATTATCTCCTTTCAAAGCGCTGTTTTTGGCGACGCTCGGTGGCGCAAAAGCGCTCTATCTAGACGACAAAATCGGCAACTTTGACATTGGCAAAGAGGCAGATTTCGTTGTGTTGGATCTCAAGGCAACTCCTTTAATGGCATTCCGCACCCCCAACCCAACGGCACAATCATTGGAAGAACTGACAGAAAAAGTATTTACATTAATAATTCTGGGTGACGATCGCGCTATCTATGCAACTCACATTATGGGGAACGTTGCCTACCAGCGGCAAAGCTAG
- a CDS encoding hypothetical protein (IMG reference gene:2510098158), whose product MVMGDNYYGIHILPIALSDRWKWQVILPIGASVTSIDNYDTPEQAITSGKRWISTETAFHAIDCCLSELHDKGSIHKQEYHDLIQSLLQITQHY is encoded by the coding sequence ATGGTTATGGGTGATAACTATTACGGCATTCACATTTTGCCCATTGCCTTGAGCGATCGCTGGAAATGGCAAGTGATTCTTCCTATCGGGGCTTCTGTCACATCTATCGATAATTACGACACTCCAGAACAAGCCATTACTTCAGGCAAGCGCTGGATTAGCACAGAAACCGCCTTTCATGCCATTGATTGCTGTCTTTCAGAATTGCATGATAAAGGTTCAATTCATAAACAGGAATACCACGATTTGATTCAGTCTCTATTGCAAATCACTCAGCATTATTAG
- a CDS encoding glutamate synthase family protein (IMG reference gene:2510098156~PFAM: Conserved region in glutamate synthase; GXGXG motif; Glutamate synthase central domain; Glutamine amidotransferases class-II), which produces MNNHLLPSKQGLYDPQFEHDACGVGFIVHMKGQKSHDIVEQALTILLNIDHRGAVGAEINTGDGAGILMQIPHRFLKKVAATDNIVLPDVGQYGVGMIYSSPNAVERAAGRQAFEQVVMEEGLQVIGWRNVPTDNSSLGNTAKSSEPFMQQVFIQRSPDLLDDLAFERKLYIIRKRSHNAIRAPKIDPYWYPASISCRTIVYKGMLMPVQVGQYYPDLQDPDLESALALVHSRFSTNTFPSWERSHPYRYIAHNGEINTLRGNINWMHARQSLFESELFGEDIKKIQPVINIDGSDSLIFDNALELLTLAGRSLPHAVMMMIPEPWTAHESMSDEKKAFYEYHSCLMEPWDGPASIAFTDGTMIGAVLDRNGLRPSRYYVTKDDLVIMASEAGVLPIEPERVAYKGRLQPGRMFLVNMEEGRIVADEEIKNSIATAQPYREWLNQHLVDLSQLPDDPPPSHSLPPSLPSTINLQTAFGYTFEDLRILLTPMARDGVEAVGSMGADTPLAVLSDRPKLLYDYFQQLFAQVTNPPIDSIREEIITSAETTLGAEKNLLKPEPESCRLIRLKTPILTNTELAKLKGLNQDGFKSITITSLFDPKAGVEGLESAIQSICIQADEAIADGVTILILSDRGVDRDHAPIPALLTVAGLHHHLIRNGTRTRVGLVLESGEPREVHHFATLIGYGCCAINPYLAFESIKEMIEQGLLVGVDYPTAIKNYIKAATKGVVKVASKIGISTIQSYRGAQIFEAIGLDHSVVNKYFTWTASRIEGADLNVIAQEAILRHSHAFPDREVNGHTLDVGGEYQWRKEGEAHLFSPETIHSLQKAVRTGSYDLYKTYARLVNEQNQKYFTLRGLLQFKQRKAIPIEEVEPIEAIMRRFKTGAMSYGSISKEAHEALAIAMNRIGGKSNTGEGGEDPERYTWTNEQGDSKNSAIKQVASGRFGVTSLYLSQAQEIQIKMAQGAKPGEGGQLPGKKVYPWIAKVRHSTPGVGLISPPPHHDIYSIEDLAQLIHDLKNANREARISVKLVSEVGVGIVAAGVAKAHADVVLISGFDGGTGASPQTSIKHAGLPWELGLAETHQTLVLNDLRSRIVVETDGQMKTGRDVVIATLLGAEEFGFATAPLVTLGCIMMRVCHLNTCPAGVATQDPRLRQNFIGDPEHTVNFMKFVAQEVREIMAELGFRTLNEMVGRTDVLEAKQAIAHWKAKGLDISPILYQPDVPPTIGRYCQIPQDHGLDKSLDITTLLDLCKPAIEQGEKVTATLPIKNVNRTVGTILGNEITKRHWHGLPEDTVHLHFQGSAGQSFGAFVPKGVTLELEGDANDYFGKGLSGGKLILYPPKNSSFVAEHNIIVGNVALYGATSGEVYIRGVAGERFCVRNSGVNAVVEAVGDHGCEYMTGGKAVILGPTGRNFAAGMSGGIAYILDEAGDFATRCNMQMVGLETVDDPEEIAELHQLIQNHANYTQSERAASILTNWDAMLPKFVKVMPKDYKRVLQAIKEAIASGLTGDEALSAAFEANARDVARIGGS; this is translated from the coding sequence ATGAACAACCATCTATTACCTTCCAAACAGGGTTTATACGATCCACAATTTGAACACGATGCTTGTGGTGTGGGTTTTATCGTCCACATGAAGGGGCAAAAGTCGCACGACATCGTTGAACAAGCGTTAACTATTTTGTTAAACATTGATCATCGCGGAGCCGTTGGTGCTGAGATCAACACGGGGGATGGAGCTGGAATTTTGATGCAGATTCCCCATCGTTTCTTAAAGAAAGTTGCAGCCACAGACAATATTGTGCTGCCAGACGTTGGACAGTATGGTGTGGGGATGATCTACTCTTCCCCAAATGCAGTTGAACGGGCTGCTGGACGACAGGCGTTTGAGCAAGTCGTGATGGAAGAAGGTCTGCAAGTCATTGGCTGGCGGAATGTACCAACGGACAATTCCTCTTTGGGGAATACAGCAAAATCCAGCGAACCCTTTATGCAGCAGGTGTTCATTCAACGCAGTCCAGATTTGCTCGATGATTTGGCTTTTGAGCGAAAGTTGTACATCATCCGTAAGCGATCGCACAATGCGATTCGTGCGCCCAAGATTGATCCCTACTGGTATCCGGCGAGTATTTCCTGTCGCACAATTGTTTACAAAGGAATGCTGATGCCGGTCCAGGTGGGTCAGTATTACCCTGATCTGCAGGATCCTGATCTGGAAAGTGCACTGGCACTGGTGCATTCTCGCTTTAGCACCAACACATTTCCAAGCTGGGAGCGATCGCATCCCTACCGCTACATTGCCCACAATGGCGAAATCAACACTCTGCGTGGGAACATCAACTGGATGCATGCCCGCCAATCCTTATTTGAGTCAGAACTCTTTGGCGAGGACATCAAAAAAATTCAACCTGTCATCAATATTGATGGTAGTGATTCACTCATTTTTGACAATGCGCTGGAGTTATTGACACTGGCAGGTCGGAGTTTGCCTCATGCGGTAATGATGATGATTCCGGAACCCTGGACAGCGCATGAGTCCATGAGTGATGAGAAGAAGGCATTTTACGAATATCACTCTTGCTTAATGGAACCTTGGGATGGTCCAGCCTCGATCGCATTTACCGATGGCACGATGATAGGCGCAGTTCTGGATCGCAACGGCTTGCGTCCTTCCCGTTATTACGTGACGAAGGATGATCTAGTGATCATGGCATCGGAAGCGGGAGTTTTACCGATTGAGCCAGAACGGGTTGCTTATAAAGGTCGCCTGCAACCAGGGCGGATGTTCCTGGTGAATATGGAAGAAGGGCGGATTGTGGCGGATGAGGAAATCAAAAACTCTATTGCCACTGCTCAACCCTATCGCGAATGGTTGAACCAACACCTGGTTGATTTATCCCAACTGCCTGATGATCCCCCACCTTCCCACTCCCTCCCCCCCTCACTTCCCTCCACCATCAACCTACAAACAGCATTTGGCTATACCTTCGAAGATTTACGAATTCTGTTGACCCCAATGGCGCGAGATGGCGTAGAAGCTGTGGGTTCAATGGGTGCTGATACACCGCTGGCGGTGCTCAGCGATCGTCCCAAACTACTGTATGACTACTTTCAACAACTGTTTGCCCAGGTAACGAATCCCCCGATTGACTCAATTCGGGAGGAGATTATTACATCAGCCGAAACGACACTGGGAGCCGAAAAAAATCTACTGAAGCCGGAACCGGAAAGTTGCCGCCTAATTCGCCTGAAGACTCCGATTCTCACCAATACTGAACTCGCGAAGTTGAAAGGATTGAATCAAGATGGATTTAAGTCCATCACAATTACCTCTTTATTTGATCCGAAAGCAGGCGTTGAGGGATTGGAATCCGCTATTCAATCCATTTGTATTCAGGCGGATGAGGCGATCGCAGATGGGGTAACTATTTTGATATTGAGCGATCGCGGTGTGGATCGGGATCATGCGCCAATTCCGGCTCTGCTCACTGTTGCTGGATTGCATCATCACTTAATTCGCAACGGAACTCGTACTCGTGTTGGGCTTGTTCTGGAATCTGGTGAACCTCGTGAAGTACATCACTTTGCGACCTTGATTGGCTATGGCTGCTGCGCGATTAATCCCTACCTGGCATTTGAGTCAATCAAGGAGATGATCGAACAGGGTTTATTAGTTGGCGTAGATTACCCCACCGCCATCAAAAACTACATCAAAGCGGCAACAAAGGGTGTAGTAAAGGTTGCCTCCAAAATTGGCATTTCGACGATCCAGAGTTATCGCGGTGCTCAAATTTTTGAAGCGATCGGGCTGGATCACTCAGTTGTCAACAAGTATTTCACCTGGACTGCCTCCCGGATTGAAGGCGCAGACTTGAATGTAATCGCTCAGGAAGCAATTTTGCGGCACAGTCATGCCTTTCCTGATCGCGAAGTCAATGGTCACACGCTGGATGTAGGCGGCGAGTACCAGTGGCGCAAGGAAGGAGAAGCCCATCTCTTCAGTCCTGAAACAATTCACTCATTGCAAAAAGCAGTTCGCACAGGGAGCTATGACCTGTATAAGACCTATGCTCGCCTCGTGAATGAACAAAACCAAAAATATTTCACGCTGCGCGGACTACTTCAATTTAAGCAACGCAAAGCAATTCCAATTGAAGAAGTTGAACCGATTGAAGCCATTATGCGTCGCTTTAAGACGGGAGCAATGAGTTACGGTTCGATTTCCAAAGAAGCTCACGAAGCCTTAGCGATCGCTATGAACCGGATTGGGGGCAAATCCAACACGGGCGAAGGGGGCGAAGATCCAGAACGATATACCTGGACAAATGAGCAGGGAGATTCTAAAAATAGTGCCATCAAACAGGTGGCATCCGGGCGTTTCGGCGTGACCAGTCTCTACCTGTCTCAGGCACAGGAAATTCAAATCAAAATGGCACAGGGCGCAAAACCTGGTGAGGGTGGACAACTCCCTGGCAAGAAAGTGTATCCCTGGATTGCCAAAGTGCGCCACTCCACGCCTGGTGTGGGATTAATTTCACCCCCGCCCCACCACGACATTTACTCAATCGAAGACCTGGCACAACTGATTCATGACTTGAAGAATGCTAACCGAGAAGCGCGGATCAGCGTCAAACTAGTGTCAGAAGTTGGGGTGGGAATAGTCGCTGCGGGTGTAGCCAAAGCCCATGCCGATGTAGTGCTGATTTCCGGTTTTGATGGTGGCACAGGTGCCTCACCGCAAACCTCGATCAAACACGCTGGACTGCCGTGGGAACTGGGACTGGCAGAAACTCATCAAACGTTGGTATTGAATGATTTGCGATCGCGCATTGTGGTTGAAACCGACGGACAAATGAAGACGGGGCGGGATGTGGTGATTGCGACACTCCTTGGCGCGGAGGAGTTTGGGTTTGCTACGGCTCCCCTCGTCACTCTTGGCTGCATTATGATGCGAGTTTGCCATCTCAACACCTGTCCGGCTGGGGTTGCGACCCAAGATCCTCGCCTACGGCAAAACTTTATCGGCGATCCCGAACACACGGTCAATTTCATGAAATTCGTTGCTCAGGAAGTGCGGGAAATCATGGCGGAACTGGGCTTCCGGACGCTGAATGAAATGGTTGGGCGGACTGATGTGTTAGAGGCAAAGCAAGCGATCGCCCACTGGAAAGCGAAAGGGTTGGATATTTCGCCAATTCTTTACCAACCGGATGTGCCACCCACAATTGGACGCTACTGCCAGATTCCGCAGGATCATGGGTTAGACAAATCCCTCGATATCACCACTTTGTTGGATCTGTGCAAACCAGCGATCGAGCAGGGTGAAAAAGTCACTGCAACCCTCCCCATCAAGAACGTCAACCGCACAGTGGGAACAATTCTCGGCAACGAAATCACTAAACGCCACTGGCACGGTTTACCCGAAGATACAGTACATCTCCACTTTCAGGGTAGTGCTGGGCAAAGTTTTGGTGCTTTCGTGCCGAAAGGCGTAACCCTGGAACTGGAAGGCGATGCTAACGATTATTTTGGTAAAGGCTTGAGTGGTGGCAAGCTGATTCTCTACCCGCCCAAAAACTCCAGCTTCGTGGCCGAACACAACATCATCGTCGGTAATGTCGCGCTGTATGGTGCTACTTCCGGCGAGGTTTACATTCGTGGCGTAGCGGGAGAGCGGTTCTGCGTTCGTAACTCTGGCGTGAATGCAGTAGTAGAAGCCGTTGGGGATCATGGTTGTGAATACATGACGGGTGGAAAAGCTGTGATCTTGGGACCAACCGGACGCAACTTTGCCGCTGGGATGAGTGGCGGAATTGCCTACATCCTGGACGAAGCGGGCGACTTTGCTACCCGTTGCAACATGCAAATGGTGGGACTGGAAACTGTAGACGATCCGGAGGAAATTGCTGAACTGCACCAACTGATCCAAAATCACGCTAACTATACCCAGAGCGAAAGAGCCGCATCTATCTTGACAAACTGGGATGCCATGCTGCCCAAATTTGTGAAGGTGATGCCCAAGGACTACAAGCGGGTGTTGCAGGCAATCAAGGAGGCGATCGCTTCTGGTCTCACTGGCGACGAAGCCCTCTCTGCCGCCTTTGAAGCCAATGCCCGCGATGTCGCCCGCATTGGCGGCAGCTAA
- a CDS encoding hypothetical protein (IMG reference gene:2510098157): protein MMPVSPQTAYDNLRLLESVDIVSSAFYRQLAQDVLADSRVSLRWRQAIADRLTEANHLLGMRSIDGQDDSY, encoded by the coding sequence ATGATGCCAGTTTCTCCTCAAACGGCTTACGATAATCTTCGGTTACTCGAAAGTGTTGATATTGTTAGTAGTGCATTTTATCGGCAGCTTGCCCAAGACGTGCTAGCCGACTCTAGAGTCAGTTTACGGTGGCGACAAGCGATCGCTGATCGACTGACGGAAGCAAATCACTTACTCGGAATGCGATCAATTGATGGCCAGGATGACAGCTACTAA
- a CDS encoding hypothetical protein (IMG reference gene:2510098152), whose product MTDQQQHQVGTHVAQCKVIANIESVRETLTKKLKQYSESKLRQKTDLQIREDERFQREIARLIVLLQRTERLVIRTSSKNSRKLGELNNLVSSLKIGISTLFDTPPNIELSRQIRLTVEQEIIRNENPPVFRLIARRFSYAWHSPSTPLKVIHGLLFSFLVIFGGLFTLAIFQYAVYRSHTSVVSYSELKELTEAQQGELARKIKELNSKIVSKRKDLLGSTKVTSQVVVNPKITNASQDSYTRGELLELEEDKKLLGERKIELKQNLLRSKPSSTQEFLANFFDIGISKTLSQILWVAAAGTLGSIISILIRVIDEFNNKEYQDRLTPFFLGFFKPVIGASFGVLFLAIYNAEFVNIPFITRTNQTSTPLASKTPVAVNQNSSTFDTERSETGMINFEQINRQLNTVNNASSSLILSKNLEAEKERKEVFFLFAIAFVVGFSERLAKDTIGRIDGSNVGSDKSNDSGSSFPRIIVVRSSKSRSTKPGQIDSCSNEFQPTQKQLESDLDQNQDLNEETRDERSE is encoded by the coding sequence ATGACTGACCAGCAACAGCATCAGGTTGGCACTCACGTTGCTCAATGTAAAGTTATTGCAAATATCGAAAGTGTACGAGAGACCCTCACCAAGAAACTGAAGCAATATTCTGAGAGTAAACTACGTCAAAAAACAGACCTTCAAATTAGGGAAGATGAACGATTTCAGCGAGAAATTGCTAGATTAATAGTATTACTTCAAAGAACTGAACGGTTGGTGATTAGGACATCATCAAAAAATAGTCGAAAATTAGGTGAACTCAACAATCTCGTCAGTTCTTTAAAGATCGGAATTTCAACCTTATTTGATACCCCGCCTAATATTGAACTATCTCGTCAAATTCGACTTACGGTTGAGCAGGAGATTATTAGAAACGAAAACCCTCCAGTTTTTCGTCTCATTGCCAGACGATTTTCCTATGCCTGGCACTCTCCTTCTACGCCACTCAAAGTTATTCATGGACTCCTGTTTTCTTTTCTCGTCATTTTTGGTGGACTGTTTACACTTGCAATATTTCAGTACGCTGTGTATCGATCGCACACTTCAGTGGTGAGTTATTCAGAACTCAAAGAGCTTACAGAAGCACAGCAAGGTGAATTGGCTCGAAAAATAAAAGAATTAAACTCTAAAATTGTCAGCAAACGAAAAGATTTACTTGGGTCAACAAAAGTAACAAGCCAGGTAGTTGTTAACCCTAAGATTACAAATGCCTCACAAGATTCTTATACTCGTGGAGAATTACTTGAGTTGGAAGAGGATAAGAAACTTCTCGGTGAGCGGAAGATAGAGCTTAAACAAAACTTGCTAAGAAGTAAGCCCAGTTCAACTCAGGAGTTTTTGGCAAATTTTTTTGATATTGGAATTTCTAAAACATTAAGCCAAATTTTATGGGTTGCCGCTGCTGGAACACTAGGCAGCATCATTAGTATTTTGATTCGAGTCATCGATGAGTTTAATAATAAAGAATATCAAGACCGTCTGACCCCTTTCTTTTTAGGCTTTTTTAAGCCAGTGATTGGAGCTTCATTTGGGGTGCTATTTCTAGCCATTTATAATGCTGAATTCGTGAATATTCCATTCATCACTCGAACAAACCAAACTTCAACCCCACTTGCTTCTAAAACTCCTGTTGCAGTAAATCAGAATTCCTCCACTTTTGATACAGAGCGAAGTGAAACTGGTATGATTAATTTTGAACAGATAAATAGACAATTAAATACAGTGAATAATGCCAGTTCCAGCCTGATTCTCAGCAAGAATTTAGAAGCGGAGAAGGAACGCAAAGAGGTTTTTTTCTTATTTGCGATCGCGTTCGTTGTGGGTTTTAGTGAACGCTTAGCGAAGGATACAATCGGTCGAATTGATGGCAGCAATGTAGGCTCTGATAAGTCGAATGATTCAGGCTCCAGTTTTCCTCGAATTATCGTGGTTCGCTCTAGTAAATCTCGCTCAACAAAACCTGGTCAGATTGATTCTTGCTCAAATGAATTTCAGCCAACTCAAAAACAATTAGAAAGTGATCTGGATCAAAATCAAGATTTGAATGAAGAAACACGCGATGAACGCAGCGAATAG
- a CDS encoding NADH/NADPH-dependent glutamate synthase small subunit (IMG reference gene:2510098154~PFAM: Pyridine nucleotide-disulphide oxidoreductase~TIGRFAM: glutamate synthases, NADH/NADPH, small subunit) produces the protein MGKPTGFIEFLREAPSELEPLARIRNWDEFHLPMPEERLRNQGARCMDCGTPFCHTGTLISGMASGCPINNLIPEWNDLVYRGLWKEALDRLHKTNNFPEFTGRVCPAPCEGSCVLGIHNPPVTIKNIEYSIIEKGWENGWIAPQTPTKRTGKQIAVVGSGPAGLSAAAQLNTAGHWVTVYERADRPGGLLMYGIPNMKLDKEQVVMRRLKLLEAEGVKFVCNTEIGKDISAEQLLNDFDAVVLCTGATKPRDLPIEGRDLKGIHFAMDFLTANTKAVLDKTETPLSAAGKDVVIIGGGDTGTDCVGTSMRHGCNSVTQVEIMPQPPMQRAADNPWPEWPKVYKMDYGQEEAAAKFGADPRVYITTATKFEGDENGHVKAVHTVQVQWERNEKGAFVPKHVPGTERVIPAQLVLLAMGFLGPEQPLVDALGLEKDVRSNIKAEYGKYATSLPKVFAAGDCRRGQSLVVWAINEGREVARECDRFLMGHTDLP, from the coding sequence ATGGGCAAACCCACTGGCTTTATTGAATTTCTGCGCGAAGCTCCTTCTGAATTAGAACCACTCGCTCGCATTCGCAACTGGGACGAATTCCACCTCCCCATGCCAGAAGAACGGTTACGCAACCAGGGCGCACGCTGTATGGATTGCGGCACTCCCTTCTGCCATACCGGCACCCTGATCAGTGGCATGGCAAGCGGTTGCCCCATCAACAACTTGATCCCAGAATGGAATGATCTCGTCTATCGCGGCTTGTGGAAAGAGGCACTTGATCGCCTCCATAAAACCAACAACTTCCCCGAATTCACCGGGCGGGTGTGTCCGGCTCCCTGCGAAGGGTCTTGTGTATTAGGGATTCACAATCCGCCTGTCACCATCAAAAATATCGAGTATTCCATCATCGAAAAAGGGTGGGAGAATGGCTGGATTGCGCCACAAACACCCACTAAGCGGACTGGGAAGCAGATAGCAGTGGTGGGTTCCGGTCCTGCAGGGCTGTCAGCAGCAGCACAACTCAACACAGCAGGACATTGGGTCACGGTGTATGAACGCGCCGATCGCCCCGGTGGTTTGCTCATGTATGGCATCCCTAACATGAAACTGGATAAGGAACAGGTCGTGATGCGCCGCCTCAAGCTACTGGAAGCGGAAGGCGTGAAATTTGTCTGCAACACCGAAATCGGTAAGGACATTTCAGCGGAGCAACTCCTGAATGATTTTGATGCCGTGGTGCTATGTACCGGAGCTACCAAGCCCCGCGATCTGCCGATTGAAGGGCGAGATCTGAAAGGGATTCACTTTGCCATGGATTTCCTGACTGCCAATACTAAAGCCGTGTTGGACAAAACCGAAACACCCCTTTCTGCGGCTGGCAAGGACGTAGTGATTATCGGCGGCGGCGATACAGGAACAGACTGTGTGGGCACCTCAATGCGACATGGTTGTAATAGCGTTACCCAGGTAGAAATCATGCCCCAGCCACCAATGCAACGGGCAGCCGACAACCCCTGGCCCGAATGGCCCAAAGTTTACAAGATGGACTACGGACAAGAGGAAGCCGCTGCCAAATTTGGGGCAGATCCGCGCGTGTACATCACGACAGCAACTAAGTTTGAAGGAGATGAAAACGGTCACGTAAAGGCAGTTCATACTGTTCAGGTGCAATGGGAGCGCAACGAAAAAGGTGCGTTTGTCCCGAAACATGTTCCTGGAACAGAGCGAGTGATCCCAGCACAACTCGTTCTGCTGGCAATGGGTTTTCTCGGTCCAGAACAGCCTTTAGTGGATGCTTTGGGATTGGAGAAAGACGTTCGCAGCAACATTAAAGCCGAGTATGGCAAATATGCTACCAGCCTGCCAAAGGTCTTTGCAGCGGGCGATTGTCGTCGAGGTCAAAGTCTGGTAGTGTGGGCAATCAACGAAGGGCGAGAAGTGGCACGGGAGTGCGATCGCTTTTTGATGGGACATACCGATCTCCCTTAG